In a single window of the Leisingera daeponensis DSM 23529 genome:
- a CDS encoding RNA pyrophosphohydrolase yields MTPEDIAKLPYRPNVGVMLINAEGAVFVGQRKDRYKDAWQMPQGGIDKGEDPRIAALRELEEETGVGPELVEIIAESNGWLLYDLPHDVVPGFWGGKYRGQEQKWYLMRFLGTDDQVNIETDHPEFSAWCWQPVETLVEKIVPFKREVYARVVAEFREYL; encoded by the coding sequence ATGACACCGGAAGACATTGCCAAGCTGCCTTACCGCCCCAACGTGGGCGTGATGCTGATTAACGCCGAGGGCGCGGTGTTCGTCGGCCAGCGCAAGGACCGGTACAAGGACGCCTGGCAGATGCCGCAGGGCGGGATCGACAAGGGCGAGGACCCGCGGATCGCGGCGCTGCGCGAACTGGAGGAAGAAACCGGCGTGGGGCCGGAACTGGTGGAGATCATCGCAGAGAGCAATGGCTGGCTGCTTTATGACCTGCCGCATGACGTGGTGCCCGGCTTCTGGGGCGGCAAATACCGCGGGCAGGAGCAGAAGTGGTATCTGATGCGGTTCCTGGGGACAGATGACCAAGTGAACATCGAGACCGATCACCCGGAATTCTCCGCCTGGTGCTGGCAGCCGGTGGAAACCCTGGTGGAGAAGATCGTGCCCTTCAAGCGCGAGGTCTATGCGCGGGTGGTGGCAGAGTTCCGGGAGTATTTGTGA
- a CDS encoding NADPH-dependent 2,4-dienoyl-CoA reductase, whose product MTAYPNLLAPLDLGFTTLKNRVLMGSMHTGLEETGDWNRVAEFYAARARGGVALMVTGGIGPNLEGSVLPGASMMTSAKDVENHRVVTDRVHEAGGRIAMQILHAGRYAYGPKCVAPSPVKSPISPFPPHELDEDGIEKQIADIVNAARLAQEAGYDGVEIMGSEGYFLNQFLVTHTNKRTDRWGGSYENRMRLPIEVVRRTREAVGREFIIIYRLSMIDLVPNGSTHEEVVQLAQEIEKAGATILNTGIGWHEARIPTIATSVPRAAFAWVTKKLMGKVGIPVITSNRINTPEVAEQVLAEGCADMVSMARPMLADADFVAKAEAGQADQIAPCIACNQACLDHTFSGKLTSCLVNPRACHETELVIEPAAAAKTVAIVGAGPAGLSTALTAAQRGHKVTLFDRADEIGGQLNMAKQVPGKEEFWGLVDWYRVMVADAGITLELGREVSADDLTGFDEVVIATGVLPRDPAIPGQDRDNVLSYIDVLRHKKPVGQRVAVIGAGGIGFDVSEFLLEEGHSPAIDLPAWMKEWGVADPAEHRAGLAPEGPQPAAPARQVTLLQRKAERHGKRLGKTTGWIHRATLKMKDVEFLGGVNYEKIDEEGLHVSFGEARENPTLVPADTIVLCAGQVSERSLADQLAERGLTAHVIGGADVAAELDAKRAINQGTRLAAGL is encoded by the coding sequence ATGACTGCGTACCCCAATCTGCTTGCCCCGCTGGATCTGGGCTTTACCACGCTGAAGAACCGGGTGCTGATGGGCTCCATGCACACCGGGCTGGAGGAGACCGGCGACTGGAACCGGGTGGCCGAGTTCTATGCCGCCCGTGCCCGCGGCGGCGTCGCGCTGATGGTGACGGGCGGAATCGGCCCGAATCTGGAAGGCTCGGTGCTGCCCGGCGCGTCGATGATGACATCGGCCAAGGACGTCGAAAACCACCGCGTCGTGACGGACCGGGTGCATGAGGCAGGCGGCAGGATCGCCATGCAGATCCTGCACGCAGGCCGCTATGCCTATGGCCCGAAATGCGTCGCCCCCAGCCCCGTGAAATCCCCGATCTCCCCCTTCCCGCCGCATGAGCTGGACGAGGATGGCATCGAAAAGCAGATCGCCGACATCGTGAACGCCGCGCGGCTGGCGCAGGAGGCCGGCTATGACGGGGTCGAGATCATGGGGAGCGAGGGATACTTCCTCAACCAGTTCCTGGTCACCCACACCAACAAGCGCACCGACCGCTGGGGCGGCTCCTATGAGAACCGGATGCGGTTGCCGATTGAGGTCGTGCGCCGCACGCGTGAGGCCGTGGGCCGCGAATTCATCATCATCTACCGCCTGTCGATGATCGACCTGGTGCCCAACGGCTCCACCCACGAGGAAGTTGTGCAGCTGGCGCAGGAAATCGAGAAGGCCGGCGCCACCATCCTCAACACCGGCATCGGCTGGCATGAGGCGCGCATTCCGACCATCGCCACCAGCGTTCCGCGCGCGGCCTTTGCCTGGGTCACCAAGAAGCTGATGGGCAAGGTCGGCATCCCGGTGATTACTTCCAACCGCATCAACACGCCCGAAGTGGCGGAGCAAGTGCTGGCGGAGGGCTGCGCCGACATGGTGTCGATGGCACGGCCGATGCTGGCGGATGCGGATTTTGTCGCCAAGGCCGAAGCAGGCCAGGCGGACCAGATCGCGCCCTGTATCGCCTGCAACCAGGCCTGTCTCGACCATACTTTCAGCGGCAAGCTGACCTCCTGCCTGGTCAACCCGCGCGCCTGCCACGAGACCGAGCTGGTGATCGAACCGGCGGCAGCCGCCAAGACGGTGGCCATCGTCGGCGCCGGCCCTGCGGGCCTGTCGACCGCGCTGACGGCGGCGCAGCGGGGCCACAAGGTCACCCTGTTCGACCGCGCCGATGAGATCGGCGGCCAGCTCAACATGGCCAAACAGGTGCCGGGCAAGGAGGAATTCTGGGGCCTGGTGGACTGGTACCGTGTAATGGTGGCCGATGCCGGCATCACGCTGGAACTGGGCCGCGAAGTTTCGGCGGATGATCTGACCGGTTTCGACGAAGTGGTGATCGCCACCGGCGTTCTGCCGCGCGATCCGGCCATCCCCGGTCAGGACCGGGACAATGTGCTGAGCTACATCGACGTGCTGCGCCACAAGAAACCGGTCGGCCAGCGCGTCGCGGTGATCGGCGCTGGCGGCATCGGCTTTGACGTCTCCGAGTTCCTGCTGGAAGAAGGCCACAGCCCTGCCATCGATCTGCCCGCCTGGATGAAGGAATGGGGCGTCGCCGACCCGGCAGAGCACCGCGCGGGCCTCGCCCCCGAGGGCCCGCAACCCGCCGCCCCGGCCCGGCAGGTGACGCTTTTGCAGCGCAAGGCCGAACGCCACGGCAAACGGCTTGGCAAGACCACCGGCTGGATCCACCGCGCCACGCTCAAGATGAAGGACGTCGAGTTCCTGGGCGGCGTGAACTACGAGAAGATCGACGAAGAAGGCCTGCACGTGAGCTTCGGCGAGGCCCGGGAAAACCCGACGCTGGTGCCGGCCGATACCATCGTCCTGTGCGCGGGACAGGTGTCTGAGCGGTCACTGGCAGATCAACTGGCCGAACGCGGCCTAACCGCTCATGTCATTGGCGGTGCCGACGTCGCTGCGGAACTGGACGCCAAACGCGCCATCAATCAGGGCACCCGTCTGGCAGCCGGCCTCTGA
- a CDS encoding type 1 glutamine amidotransferase domain-containing protein produces the protein MPKIADAKILIIATHGFEQSELEFPRDQLRVKGAEVHVATLDGKPAKGWEGSDWGREADADLKIADAKADGYDALVIPGGQINPDLLRVEEDVINLVKAFHDSGKVIAAVCHAPWVLAEAGIAKGRDMTSYHSIKTDIANAGANWKDAEVVTDQGIVTSRQPEDLKAFVSKIAEEIEEGAHPRAAA, from the coding sequence ATGCCCAAAATCGCAGATGCAAAGATCCTGATCATTGCCACCCATGGGTTTGAGCAGTCGGAACTGGAATTCCCGCGCGACCAGCTGCGGGTAAAGGGCGCCGAGGTCCATGTCGCCACCCTCGACGGCAAGCCGGCCAAGGGCTGGGAAGGCAGCGACTGGGGCCGCGAGGCCGACGCCGATCTGAAAATCGCTGATGCGAAGGCCGATGGATATGACGCGCTGGTGATCCCCGGCGGCCAGATCAATCCCGACCTGCTGCGGGTCGAGGAGGATGTCATCAATCTGGTCAAGGCCTTCCATGACAGCGGCAAGGTGATCGCCGCAGTGTGCCACGCACCCTGGGTGCTGGCGGAGGCCGGCATTGCCAAGGGCCGCGACATGACATCCTATCACTCGATCAAGACCGATATCGCCAATGCAGGCGCCAACTGGAAAGACGCCGAGGTTGTCACGGATCAGGGCATCGTGACCAGCCGCCAGCCAGAGGATCTGAAGGCATTCGTGTCGAAAATCGCCGAGGAGATCGAGGAAGGCGCGCACCCGCGCGCCGCAGCCTGA
- a CDS encoding antibiotic biosynthesis monooxygenase family protein, whose protein sequence is MIAVIFEVETAAGQKEAYLETASELRPLLEQVDGFLSVERFQSLSAPGKLLSLSFWRDEAAVQRWRQLAEHRAAQAKGRAGVFANYRLRVAGVIRDYGMTARNAAPADSRAVHG, encoded by the coding sequence ATGATTGCCGTGATTTTCGAGGTGGAGACCGCCGCAGGACAGAAAGAGGCCTATCTGGAAACAGCTTCGGAGCTGCGGCCCTTGCTGGAGCAGGTGGACGGGTTTTTGTCGGTGGAGCGATTCCAGAGCCTGAGCGCACCGGGCAAGCTCCTGTCGCTGTCTTTCTGGCGCGACGAGGCGGCAGTGCAGCGCTGGCGGCAGTTGGCGGAGCACCGGGCCGCGCAGGCCAAGGGGAGGGCCGGTGTCTTTGCGAACTACCGGCTGCGGGTGGCAGGTGTGATTCGGGACTACGGGATGACCGCGCGGAACGCGGCGCCTGCCGACAGCCGTGCCGTTCACGGCTGA
- a CDS encoding NIPSNAP family protein, translated as MLTCIIRYRIDPAKKAQFEQYARTWGQAIPRCGVDLVGYYAPHEGSSTLAYGIYNVESLAEYEAYRARLAQDPLGRENYEFAQRERFLLREDRTWLKLASAPHGQAG; from the coding sequence ATGCTGACCTGCATCATCCGTTACCGCATCGACCCCGCCAAGAAGGCGCAGTTTGAACAATACGCCCGTACCTGGGGGCAGGCGATTCCGCGCTGCGGGGTGGATCTGGTGGGGTATTACGCGCCGCATGAGGGGTCCTCGACGCTGGCCTACGGGATCTACAACGTGGAGAGCCTTGCGGAGTATGAGGCCTACCGCGCGCGGCTGGCGCAGGATCCGCTGGGGCGCGAAAACTACGAGTTTGCGCAGCGCGAGCGGTTCCTGCTGCGCGAAGACCGGACCTGGCTGAAGCTGGCCTCGGCGCCGCATGGGCAGGCCGGATGA
- a CDS encoding DUF4399 domain-containing protein: MKLLIAAALSACLAAPLWAGGETASNPEAKVYFANVQDGDTVTSPVTLVFGLSGMGVAPSGIEKENTGHHHLLIDRPPLGEGEDGADELAFGLPSDDNHLHFGGGQTEVTLELSPGRHTLQLVLGDAGHVPHSSPIVSEQITITVE, from the coding sequence ATGAAACTGCTGATTGCGGCTGCCTTGTCTGCCTGCCTGGCGGCCCCGCTGTGGGCTGGCGGTGAGACGGCCTCGAACCCTGAGGCCAAGGTCTATTTCGCAAATGTCCAGGACGGGGACACGGTCACGTCTCCGGTAACGCTGGTTTTTGGCCTGTCGGGCATGGGGGTGGCGCCGTCGGGGATCGAGAAGGAGAACACCGGCCACCATCACCTGCTGATCGACCGCCCGCCGCTGGGCGAGGGGGAGGATGGTGCGGATGAGCTGGCCTTTGGACTGCCGTCGGATGACAACCACCTGCATTTTGGCGGCGGTCAGACCGAGGTGACACTGGAGCTGTCCCCGGGCCGTCACACGCTGCAATTGGTGCTGGGCGATGCAGGCCATGTCCCGCACTCAAGCCCGATTGTCTCTGAGCAGATCACTATCACGGTGGAGTGA
- a CDS encoding LysR family transcriptional regulator: MDRLTEMEAFANVVDQGGFTDAARKMGISKSAVSKHVSSLEARLGARLLNRTTRRVSPTEIGLAYYDRARRVLNDAGEADALVTSMQSAPSGLLRISVATDFGVNHLSPVLSDFLRDFPDITVNMVLNNRYVELISEGFDMAVRIGELEDSSLRARKLTETTKRMIASPAYLEKFGRPQKIDELNNHKLLHYSSQSSGNVWKITAPSGEKRQVRTSGWLSVNDGQSLLTAAISGLGIAYLPSYLYAEAMEEGLVEDVMPSLPVETQGIYAVYPPGKFTQPKVRAFIDFLVAAFADRDPSEWKT; the protein is encoded by the coding sequence ATGGACCGACTGACCGAGATGGAGGCCTTTGCCAATGTGGTGGACCAGGGCGGCTTCACCGATGCGGCACGCAAAATGGGGATTTCCAAGTCGGCGGTCTCCAAACATGTCTCCAGCCTGGAAGCCCGCCTGGGCGCGCGGCTTTTGAACCGCACCACCCGAAGGGTGTCGCCGACCGAGATCGGGCTTGCCTACTACGATCGCGCCCGCCGGGTGCTGAACGATGCAGGCGAAGCGGATGCGCTTGTCACCTCGATGCAATCGGCGCCCTCAGGCCTTCTGCGGATTTCCGTCGCCACCGATTTCGGCGTCAATCATCTGTCGCCGGTCCTGTCCGACTTCCTGCGCGATTTCCCGGACATCACCGTCAACATGGTGCTGAACAACCGCTATGTTGAACTGATTTCAGAAGGATTCGACATGGCCGTGCGGATCGGCGAGCTGGAGGACAGCTCCCTGCGCGCCCGCAAGCTGACCGAAACCACCAAGCGGATGATCGCCTCCCCCGCCTATCTGGAGAAATTCGGCCGCCCGCAGAAGATCGACGAGCTGAACAATCACAAGCTGCTGCATTACTCCAGCCAGTCCAGCGGCAATGTCTGGAAGATCACCGCGCCCTCCGGGGAGAAGCGCCAGGTGCGCACCTCCGGCTGGCTGTCAGTGAATGACGGCCAGTCGCTGCTGACCGCGGCCATTTCCGGCCTCGGCATCGCCTACCTGCCCAGCTACCTCTACGCCGAAGCCATGGAGGAAGGGCTGGTCGAGGACGTGATGCCCAGCCTGCCGGTCGAGACCCAGGGCATCTACGCCGTCTACCCGCCGGGCAAGTTCACCCAGCCCAAGGTGCGGGCGTTCATCGATTTCCTGGTCGCAGCCTTTGCCGACCGTGACCCGTCCGAATGGAAAACCTGA
- a CDS encoding OmpA family protein, whose amino-acid sequence MPLGRLPALAVLAAAALLAGRAGAVEMALPPGAEAVSERDTALGVYQLPVGPEVSDKVPSQQFEGRISRRTWRVEGSSTVLEILAPLRQQLMAQGYEVLLDCAARDCGGFGFRFGTEVVPAPDMMVDISRYHFLSAARDGQAVSILVSRAGGTAYVQMITVQPPGAAVPVVKPAAEVKSPERPVRPVELAKVLDVRGHAVLADLVFESGSTRLREGRYDSLVQLAEYLAANPEYRLLLVGHTDTVGSQEQNAGISERRAQSVKERLIEAYGAEESQIGVAGAGFLAPIASNLTPEGREANRRVEAVLLAD is encoded by the coding sequence GTGCCGCTAGGGCGGCTGCCGGCCCTTGCTGTCCTAGCCGCGGCGGCGCTGCTGGCCGGGCGGGCCGGGGCGGTGGAGATGGCCTTGCCGCCCGGCGCGGAAGCTGTGTCCGAACGGGACACTGCGCTGGGCGTCTACCAGCTGCCGGTCGGGCCGGAGGTTTCGGACAAGGTGCCTTCACAGCAGTTCGAGGGCCGGATTTCGCGCCGCACCTGGCGGGTGGAGGGCAGCAGCACGGTGCTGGAGATCCTGGCGCCGCTGCGCCAGCAGCTCATGGCGCAGGGCTATGAGGTGCTGCTTGATTGCGCGGCCCGCGATTGTGGCGGCTTCGGCTTCCGCTTCGGGACTGAGGTGGTACCGGCACCGGACATGATGGTGGATATCTCCCGCTATCACTTCCTGTCGGCGGCCAGGGACGGGCAGGCGGTCTCGATCCTGGTGTCGCGGGCGGGCGGCACGGCCTATGTGCAGATGATCACGGTGCAGCCGCCCGGCGCCGCGGTGCCGGTGGTGAAGCCCGCCGCAGAGGTGAAATCCCCGGAGCGCCCGGTGCGCCCGGTGGAGCTGGCCAAGGTGCTGGATGTCCGCGGCCATGCGGTGCTGGCCGATCTGGTGTTCGAGAGCGGCTCCACCCGGCTGCGCGAGGGCCGTTATGACAGCCTGGTGCAGCTGGCGGAATATCTGGCCGCAAACCCGGAATACAGGCTGCTGCTGGTGGGCCATACCGACACGGTCGGCTCGCAGGAGCAGAACGCCGGCATCTCAGAGCGCCGGGCGCAATCGGTGAAGGAGCGGCTGATTGAGGCTTACGGCGCGGAAGAGTCGCAGATCGGCGTGGCCGGTGCCGGTTTCCTGGCGCCGATTGCCAGCAACCTGACCCCGGAGGGCCGCGAGGCCAACAGGCGGGTGGAGGCGGTGCTGCTCGCTGACTGA
- a CDS encoding peroxidase-related enzyme (This protein belongs to a clade of uncharacterized proteins related to peroxidases such as the alkylhydroperoxidase AhpD.), giving the protein MTDQTQPTALDLPMADPLPPETQKYFDICQEKLGMVPNVLKANAFDINKLNAFTGMYNDLMLADSGLSKLEREMIAVVVSSINRCFYCLVAHGAAVRQLSGDPQLGEMLVMNYRVAPLDARQRAMLDFAAKMTTASAEIEEADRQGLRKAGFSDRDIWDIANVTGFFNMSNRVASATAMVPNPEYHSQCR; this is encoded by the coding sequence ATGACTGATCAGACCCAGCCCACAGCCCTTGACCTGCCGATGGCGGACCCGCTGCCGCCCGAGACGCAGAAGTATTTCGACATCTGCCAGGAAAAGCTGGGGATGGTGCCGAATGTGCTGAAAGCCAATGCGTTCGACATTAATAAGCTGAATGCCTTCACGGGGATGTACAACGATCTGATGCTGGCCGACAGCGGCCTCAGCAAGCTGGAGCGGGAGATGATCGCGGTCGTGGTCTCTTCGATCAACCGCTGCTTCTATTGCCTGGTGGCGCATGGCGCGGCAGTGCGGCAGCTGTCGGGCGATCCGCAGCTGGGCGAGATGCTGGTGATGAACTACCGGGTGGCCCCGCTGGATGCGCGGCAGCGGGCGATGCTGGATTTTGCCGCCAAGATGACAACGGCGAGTGCGGAAATCGAAGAGGCGGACCGCCAGGGCTTGCGTAAGGCGGGGTTCAGTGACCGCGACATCTGGGACATCGCCAATGTCACCGGCTTCTTCAACATGTCCAACCGGGTGGCCAGCGCAACCGCCATGGTGCCCAATCCGGAATACCACAGCCAGTGCCGCTAG
- a CDS encoding GNAT family N-acetyltransferase, with the protein MTTDPRYYAVTEATWPPASLRTLGPVTLREGQGGGSRVSAATVSGPVSGAQIAAAEEAMRAMGQDCLFMIRDGETELDAQLEARGYAVKDPVNLWTCPAERLTDIPVPRVTAFCVWEPLAIQREIWEQAGIGPERLAVMQRVRGPKTGLLGRHRDKPAGAGFVAIHDGVAMVHALEILPHQRRAGMGGWMMRQAAYWALEHGASELAVLCTKRNEGANGLYASLGMDCTGQYHYRILKEGD; encoded by the coding sequence GTGACCACCGACCCCCGGTATTACGCCGTGACAGAGGCGACCTGGCCGCCCGCCTCGCTGCGCACGCTTGGCCCCGTGACCCTGCGCGAGGGGCAGGGCGGCGGCAGCCGGGTGTCGGCGGCAACGGTGTCCGGCCCGGTGTCCGGCGCGCAGATCGCAGCGGCGGAAGAGGCGATGCGCGCCATGGGTCAGGACTGCCTGTTCATGATCCGGGACGGCGAGACGGAGCTGGACGCGCAGCTGGAGGCCCGTGGCTATGCGGTGAAGGATCCGGTCAACCTTTGGACCTGCCCGGCGGAACGGCTGACGGATATACCGGTGCCGCGTGTCACCGCCTTCTGCGTCTGGGAGCCGCTGGCGATCCAGCGCGAGATCTGGGAGCAGGCTGGCATCGGGCCCGAGCGTCTGGCGGTGATGCAGCGGGTGCGGGGGCCCAAGACAGGGCTGCTGGGACGCCACAGGGACAAGCCGGCCGGCGCGGGCTTTGTCGCCATCCATGACGGGGTGGCGATGGTTCATGCGCTGGAGATCCTGCCGCATCAGCGCCGGGCCGGCATGGGCGGCTGGATGATGCGCCAGGCCGCCTACTGGGCGCTGGAGCATGGCGCCAGCGAACTGGCGGTGCTCTGTACGAAACGTAACGAGGGCGCAAACGGGCTTTATGCTTCCCTCGGAATGGATTGCACCGGACAGTATCACTACCGGATTTTGAAGGAAGGCGATTGA
- a CDS encoding competence/damage-inducible protein A: MANPTAAMLVIGDEILSGRTRDANMHYLAGELAKHGIDLKEVRIVSDDEQAIIAAVKALAAAYDHVFTSGGIGPTHDDITADCIAKAFDAHLGVRDDARAILQAHYDTQGIELNEARLRMARIPDGADLIDNPVSAAPGFTLGNVHVMAGVPMIFQAMVASVIPTLTGGQPMLSQTLRVMRGEGEIAGPLRLLAEAYADLSVGCYPFQKDGVFGANVVIRGTDGARIDAAMTELAKELEQ; encoded by the coding sequence ATGGCCAATCCGACGGCTGCCATGCTGGTGATCGGGGACGAGATTTTGTCGGGCCGCACCCGGGATGCCAACATGCATTACCTGGCCGGGGAGCTGGCCAAGCATGGCATCGACCTGAAGGAAGTCCGCATCGTCAGCGACGATGAGCAGGCGATCATCGCAGCGGTCAAGGCGCTGGCCGCGGCCTATGATCATGTCTTCACCAGCGGCGGTATCGGCCCGACCCATGATGACATCACCGCCGATTGCATCGCCAAGGCTTTTGACGCGCATCTGGGCGTGCGCGATGATGCCCGGGCAATCCTGCAGGCGCATTACGACACCCAGGGGATCGAGCTGAACGAGGCCCGGCTGCGCATGGCGCGGATCCCGGACGGTGCCGATCTGATCGACAATCCGGTCTCTGCGGCGCCGGGGTTCACCCTTGGCAACGTGCATGTGATGGCCGGGGTGCCGATGATCTTTCAGGCGATGGTGGCCAGCGTGATCCCAACGCTCACCGGCGGCCAGCCGATGCTGTCGCAGACCCTGCGGGTGATGCGCGGCGAGGGCGAGATTGCCGGTCCGCTGCGCCTGCTGGCTGAGGCTTATGCGGATTTGTCGGTCGGCTGCTACCCGTTTCAAAAAGACGGCGTTTTTGGGGCCAACGTGGTGATCCGCGGCACCGATGGCGCCCGGATCGACGCGGCGATGACCGAGCTGGCAAAGGAGCTGGAGCAGTGA
- the sfsA gene encoding DNA/RNA nuclease SfsA produces MRFETPLIPAVLIRRYKRFLADCRLEDGREVTAHCANPGSMMGLAEPGMKIWLEPNDDPKKKLKYGWRLVEHDGGHFTGVDTSVPNRALRAALENGDVAELAAYKTVRAEVKYGANSRIDFLLSQDGLPDCYVEVKSVTLSRQPGLAEFPDSVTARGTKHLGELANMAAQGHRAVMLYLVQRTDCDRFQLAADIDPAYADAFSSAQAAGVERLVMGTKISPAGVEAGAPIPARE; encoded by the coding sequence ATGCGCTTTGAAACCCCTCTGATCCCCGCCGTGCTGATCCGCCGCTACAAACGCTTCCTCGCCGATTGCCGGCTGGAGGACGGGCGGGAAGTGACGGCTCATTGCGCCAACCCCGGCAGCATGATGGGGCTGGCGGAGCCCGGCATGAAGATCTGGCTGGAGCCCAACGACGACCCGAAGAAAAAGCTGAAATACGGCTGGCGGCTGGTCGAGCATGACGGCGGCCATTTCACCGGCGTCGACACCTCGGTTCCGAACCGCGCCCTGCGTGCCGCGCTCGAAAACGGGGACGTCGCGGAGCTTGCGGCCTACAAAACCGTGCGGGCAGAGGTGAAATACGGGGCGAACAGCCGGATCGACTTTCTGCTGAGCCAGGACGGCCTGCCCGACTGCTATGTCGAGGTGAAAAGCGTGACGCTCTCGCGCCAGCCGGGCCTTGCGGAATTTCCCGACAGCGTCACCGCGCGCGGCACCAAGCATCTGGGGGAACTTGCAAACATGGCCGCGCAAGGCCACCGGGCGGTGATGTTGTATCTGGTGCAGCGCACCGATTGCGACCGCTTCCAGCTGGCAGCGGATATCGACCCGGCCTATGCAGACGCCTTTTCCAGCGCCCAGGCCGCGGGGGTGGAGCGGCTGGTGATGGGCACAAAGATCTCACCGGCTGGTGTCGAGGCCGGCGCCCCCATCCCCGCCAGGGAGTAA